DNA from Branchiostoma lanceolatum isolate klBraLanc5 chromosome 6, klBraLanc5.hap2, whole genome shotgun sequence:
acgaacacaaaaacacacaatttcaaacacgtACCAATAGGTCGAAATCTAAAGGGCACACAGAACAAACCGGGGACATACATTAATCATTTGACTTAAGACTGCCTTTTACCTGGCGCGGGAGGGAGGCCGAGACGACGTCACCGACTCCTGGGCGGTAGACGCGAGTGACTCGGGGCTGTCACTGCGTCCGTTCGGCGGGGTCGTCTGTGTGTTCTCGGACCGGTCCAGATTTCCAAACGTCATGTTCCTGAGGGAGGCCGACGTGGACACGGATCCGATGCTAATGTTATCTACACTTCGGGGAGGTGTTGTCTCATCCTCGTGTGCAAGAAGttcaggaggagggggagggagggacAGATTGCTGAGGGACGCCCTACGCTGTTCATTATCGGTAGTTTCACCTATCGCGCGAACGGGCAGTGTGGCATCTGAGCCCGCAGTGCCGTTTGGAAGAGGCATGAGTTGTAGAGAAGGAGGAGGGGCTGGGAGAGATGAGTCCTCGTCATCCATAAAACCGGGGTTGTCCGCGCCTGTTGGTGTCACTACAGAACCTGTAAAAATATGTTTCGAAACGTTTTGATATCCAGGACATAGAACGGACTCTATATTTCCAAGCATGCGCACGGCTTCAGGCTTGTAAGGCTTAAAAACTTCTCTGGCAAGGATTCGATGGAGACACCATTTCAAAGATATACAAAACGCTACAAGAAGGCGTAACGTTAAAGACAAAAACGAGGCCGTGCATCTACTTGGAGCTGGACATTGCAAGCAAGCGACACAGATGAAAAGCACACGAGGAAATCAGAACGGAGAGGAGTATGGTGAGAACTGACCTGCGGCCTGCAGGTTCTTGGTGGGAAACCAGCCGATTTTCTGCTGACTCCGTCCGAACCACCAGTCGTCTGTGGGTTTGTTGATGACCTCCACCTCCTCGCCCTTCACCAGGGAGATCTGGTCCTCAGCCTCCGACTTGTAGGACTCCTTCACTCGGAACCTTTCCGCGGTCTTTGGCCTTGTGTCTTCGAGAATAATGAAATATAGATGACGTACCTCACAGTATATAGAAACACAGCAACCTTTACAAAAGTTCCAcatttaccaaaaatcatattACCGAGCGGTGTAAAATCTTCTGTGAAATGTAAAATGTTCATACATGCAGAACTTGGTGGTGATCGCCACATTTAAATGCCATGCGGCCGCCGCCATTGATATCGTACTTAGCGGCCTTAGCGTCAATATCGATCGGTCGTTTGTGGACGAAGTACTATTGACTCTATGAATGTGCATGTAGAATTAAAGCAGCCGCTGCTTTCACCTATTTTCTTCCTCGCTGTAGAGTTCCTTCCTGGGCGGTCTAAGTGCTTTTCCCTGGGAGCCCGGCCCGCAGTACTAGTGCCGTTGGCCTGTCCCAGTGGCAGCATCTCTTCCTCATCAGTCAGGTACTTTTCATCCAGCTGCGTTAATGGTATGGGAAGGAGTGAGTTTAACAACTTTCCCTATGAAACTAGCCTGCGCTACGAAACCCGTACAATATTCAGAGGTTTACATGTTCTTTGACCCTGTTTTTGAAATGGAAGGTTCAGAGTTCGATCCCCGATTGTTGACACTCATCCGACGTACATTCTACTAGAAAGGGACGCAGTCTTTGGAGCGATAAGTTAAGCGGTGTTCCAATGACACTGCCCGTTAATTGTATCCATCGAGCTTTGGGCATACATTTTACGACACAGTGTACCAGTATATACTATACACAATGTCCGTCTTCATACAAGATAGGCTTTTCAGTTGAGTAATCTATAATGATCTATAATGGATCGAGACCTATTTCTATTCCCAAATTACAATTTTTATGCTCATATGTAGTTAAAATCAAAGTAACTTCCCAATCGTACCTGTACAGGTCTGTTACAGCACGTGACGCaggcaatgatgatgatgacgatgatcaGCACCACCATGGAAGCCCCCACCCCAGCCACAATGGGCATCCACAGGTCCACAGGCGCTGCTGTAGTACTGTTACCGGGCCCTGTCGTCATCACATCGGTACTGTCCACGGGGGAGACCACGAGAACCGGGTCCGCTGTGTTTGCACTTTGTGGGGAGGGAGTGGGACTATCTGGGATCGAGGTTGGAGCTTTTGGGGCTGTAGTTGGGATGGGGGCATTGGTAGTTGGCATGTCAGTTGACGTCGTTATGATTTGTGTGGTTGTAGTCGTTGGTGGTTCGGGAGTTGTTGTTGGGATGAGTTGCATGGGGGTCGTTATTTCTGGGGTTGTAGTCGTTGGTGGTTCGGGAGTTGTTGTTGGGATGATAGGGATGGGAGTCGTTATTTCTGGGGTTGTTGTCAAACCGCCAGTTGTTGTAGTTGTAACTTCAGGGGTCGTAGTAGGGAGAGGAACAGTAGTTGGTAATTCCGGAGTGGTAGTTGGTATATGTGGAATAGGGGTTGTAGCTTCAGTGGTTGTAGTCGTTATAAGTGGTGTTGTTGTTATGTCAGGGGTGGTTGCTACAAGCTGCGAGGCTGTTGTTAGGCTATATTGAGTAGTAGTTGGTAGTTCTGGGGTGGTAGTAGGTACTGGTGGGATGGGAGTTGTTCTTTCGGTGGTTGGAAAATCCGTGGTTGTAGTTGTCGTTATGATTGGTGGGGTTGTGGTAGGAATATCTGGGGTAGGAGTTGGTGGTTCAGGTGTTGTAGTTGGGATGGTGGATGTTCTTTCTGGGGTTGTCCTTGGGGTAGTGGTTGGTGGTACTAAGGTGATAATTTGGATGGGTGGATTGGTGGTTGTTGCTTCTGCTGTTGGGGAATTCGGAGTTACAGCTATGATTTGTGGGGTTGTAGTAGTCACGTCAGTACTTGTAATCTGTGGCGTTGTAGTTGGCGCATCAGTGGTTGTAATGTGTAGTGTTGTAGTCGGCAAGTCAGTAGTTGTAATTTGTGGTACTGTAGATGGTACATTAGTGGTTATAAGCTGCGGGGTTGTAGTTGGTGCATCAGTGGTTGTAACATGTGGGGTTGTAGTCGGTGCGTTAGTGGTTGCAATATGTGGCATTGTAGTTGACTCATCGGTGGTTGTAATTTGCGGTGTTGTAGTTGGCACGTCAGTAGTTGTAATTTGTGGCGTTGTAGCTGGTACGTCAGTGGTTGTAATTTGTGGGGTTGTAGTCGATGCATCAGTGGTTGTAATTTGCGGTGGCGTCGTTGGCAAGTCAGTAGTTAGAATTTGTGGCGTTGTAGCTGGTACACCAGTGGTTGTAATTAGTAGGGTTGTAGTAGATTCACCGGTGGTTGTAATTTGCGGTGTTGTAGTTGGTGCATCAGTGGTTGCAATTTGTGGAGTTGAAGTTGGCAAGTCAGTAGTTATGCTTTGTGGGGTTGTGTTGGGGACAGTGGTTGGCAATTCGGGGATGGTGGTAGGTGCAGGTGGGATGGGTGTTGTTACTTCTGGGGTAGTAGTCGGAAAATCAGACGTTGTAACTTTAGGGGTTGTAGTAGGAGTAGTGGTTGGTGATTCAGGAGTTGTAGTTGGGATGCGGGTCGTTATTTCTGGGATTGTAGTTGGCAAGTCAGGACTTGTGCTGATAATTTGTGGGGCTGTAGTAGGGGTAGGCGTTGGTGATTCGGGGGTGGGCGGGACAGCTGTACTTCTGTCTGGGGTTGTCCCTGGAAAGTCAGAGGTTGCTAGTTGCGCGGTTGAGGATGGGCTGTTTGTCACAGTAGATGGTGAATCGGGGGCAGCAGAAGCGGTTGGAGGGTTGGGGGTAGATGCAGGCGCTGTAGTCGGGTCAATAGCTGGTGAAGGCGACGCAGCGACTGGCAAGTCTGTTGTCATAGACTGCGACTGGACACCTGGAATAGTACAATAATAGATAAACTAGAAGAGAGCAGACCATTTCCTGCATCGTTTAATACTAACTAACAGGGAAGAAAGTGCCCTCAAGGTTAGAAGCGCTCCATGACGAAAATTCATATCATAACCATCATCTGATATTAAAGTTATGGAAATAGTTCAACAAAACAGATGGCATTGTCCGAACAAGGTCACTTCGCTCCGTAGATGAGTTTTCTTTCGCCACAAGCAGTTAGTCAATCCCCAAATTCAAAGTAAAGTTACATCAATCCCCAAATTCAAAAACGCAAAACGCATTCATACATTCTTCTTTACCGTTACCGTGAGAACAAAGGTGAGGCGTAGATTATCGCCATAATCATGTTATGTAAATTAGTTTGGCACCGATCGATGTTCCCACGGCggttctttggtcgttcttgcgTGTTTGTTCCTGCCTACACTCACGTCCGCTATCGACCGCACGTCAGACCGAACTCATATGGCGGACTTGTACTTTGcaaacacactgtcacacagtCTAGCCCTTCTTTATTAAATACTAACAGTCTGACGGTGCCATGGCCAAGGATCAACGGAGCTAGAAGAAAACACATCTCTAACATGCTGTTTGCTCAAAACTGGGAGGTGACTTGAACTGTACGTATGTACTGTTGCACAACGGATTGGCATAGACCTCGAAGAGCGCCACCGTAACTCTTCTTCGACGTTCGGGGGATGTAAGATTAAGAATAAAAGTTGCATCAGCCTACAGCTAGTGTACAGCTCCTTTGGTTTGTGTAAGCTGTATGTTTCTCGGTAAGCCATTACTTCACAAATATTTGCTAGTTATGATCAATGACAACATGACGAACAGCACAAACTTTCAGGCCCCTATTAATTGTGGAGGAGTGTATACCGAGCCTGTTCATCATCAAAACTTCACAATTTAACATTTAATTTCCAAAGAAAATTTCTCCGGGGATAAACTAAATCTGGGACTATATCAAGCTATCATTAGTGTTTTGAGTGCTTATCTAATTTAAATCCAATTTAAACACCCATAGTACAACGTTTTCGTTGGCTTAGTCACTTGAACCTTGTACGACGCGCACGTGAGGTGCGTAACCAGGCATGACGACGCCATGGTCTCAACGTCAATGACGGGATGTCAGCGATCTTTTGgttgtttgaaaacaaagtaaaaacatcCCATTGTCTCTTTTATTCAGCCTAGAAAGTTCTTAAGAAAGTTGTCTATCTTAGGACAAAGTCTGCTGGTACGACGTTAGCAGAATCAATGTTCCTCATTGATTTTTGAATGACTCATGTCGGTGAGAAACTAACACAGATATGTCATTGTTAGGGACACAACTAAGTTGAGTTCCCAATTCTTGAAAAAAAGCTTATCACAGTTCTCAAAACACATACTTCTACTGTTGATTGACGTCGGCATCACTTAATCACGGTTAGAGTCTGTGTCATCATGTACAGACATAAACCCCTACCTTGGACATGAACAGATATGGTGTGGAGCAGCAGCACGGCAGTCCACGAACACACTCCGCAATGTCGTCGGCGCCACATCGTCCTTCCTAGCGGGAGAACGTGCCCCGTTCTTAACCGACCAAAAGTTATCTACCTGTCCACACAAAGGAAAGACGGCAACACAAACTTGACACTTTCTTAGAACAAGCAGACTGCACTTCTTTGAGGGACTCCGAAGTTGTCTTCCGTCCGCGCCGCCATCTTTAGTCGGCGTCAATAAAGGTGGATTGAACATTAACCTGACCTATCTCGGGTTAAGTGTAGTTTGTACCTGTTGACTGAGGCGCTACCGGGTTGGTTGTGCGTACCTCTGACGACAGGCAACGCCCCCGTTCCGCTTGAATTAGCCGACTGTGTTTACCTTCAAATTTAGATAAAGTACGGCGGACAGGTGTGTAATTCCTCGGTGTCCTGCCTAGGACGCTGTCTGTCAGCTACTTCGCTTGCACAAGTCTAAAGTAACTGATGCAATAACGCAGTTAAGGGGGAGGGGTTGCCATAAAAGAACAAAGATGAAGTGTTTTCCCGATATCTAAAGTCTTGACATTTTATATGGTTTCCTAAGACACGTAATACATGGCCCTTCCAGCTATAGGCATTGATTTAAGCTCTGAAATGTCGCTTTGTTACTCATGAAATACAATacattacgccaaaaatagttactcaagcaactgtataaaattttgaaactgtcagacgtttcagacagcatccgctatctttcgtcagtgactaaagaaagatctcgcagaaccaggtttttggttaaaattttatccagttgcttgagtaactatttttggctcatcttactacctggatgtctaaccttcatcaaaacacaaaacattgtTTGCAATTTGCATGGACAATCATGGTTCTGTGCCCTGTGGTGCATTTCTTACGCCAGTCAATGGGCGGCGCTACTACGGTAAACCTGTCAACCTGTGCTGCCAACCTGCTACTATACTGCTTTGTCTTTGAAATTGAATCGTTCTATGTGTGATCAAGGGACGGTGGTTAAGTGAAAACTTACAATTTAGTTACAGTTCTCTGATCAAATGGCTTATAAGCTCCTATAAGCTAATACATT
Protein-coding regions in this window:
- the LOC136436667 gene encoding mucin-2-like, which produces MWRRRHCGVCSWTAVLLLHTISVHVQGVQSQSMTTDLPVAASPSPAIDPTTAPASTPNPPTASAAPDSPSTVTNSPSSTAQLATSDFPGTTPDRSTAVPPTPESPTPTPTTAPQIISTSPDLPTTIPEITTRIPTTTPESPTTTPTTTPKVTTSDFPTTTPEVTTPIPPAPTTIPELPTTVPNTTPQSITTDLPTSTPQIATTDAPTTTPQITTTGESTTTLLITTTGVPATTPQILTTDLPTTPPQITTTDASTTTPQITTTDVPATTPQITTTDVPTTTPQITTTDESTTMPHIATTNAPTTTPHVTTTDAPTTTPQLITTNVPSTVPQITTTDLPTTTLHITTTDAPTTTPQITSTDVTTTTPQIIAVTPNSPTAEATTTNPPIQIITLVPPTTTPRTTPERTSTIPTTTPEPPTPTPDIPTTTPPIITTTTTTDFPTTERTTPIPPVPTTTPELPTTTQYSLTTASQLVATTPDITTTPLITTTTTEATTPIPHIPTTTPELPTTVPLPTTTPEVTTTTTGGLTTTPEITTPIPIIPTTTPEPPTTTTPEITTPMQLIPTTTPEPPTTTTTQIITTSTDMPTTNAPIPTTAPKAPTSIPDSPTPSPQSANTADPVLVVSPVDSTDVMTTGPGNSTTAAPVDLWMPIVAGVGASMVVLIIVIIIIACVTCCNRPVQLDEKYLTDEEEMLPLGQANGTSTAGRAPREKHLDRPGRNSTARKKIDTRPKTAERFRVKESYKSEAEDQISLVKGEEVEVINKPTDDWWFGRSQQKIGWFPTKNLQAAGSVVTPTGADNPGFMDDEDSSLPAPPPSLQLMPLPNGTAGSDATLPVRAIGETTDNEQRRASLSNLSLPPPPPELLAHEDETTPPRSVDNISIGSVSTSASLRNMTFGNLDRSENTQTTPPNGRSDSPESLASTAQESVTSSRPPSRASYASRTPSTLGSPNIPWMGSVGRSHVRTHPHVKAVLRSRQPDTAEESRMHLIMNTNLPNREASMRSNRSGRSSEDRTGRDRKLSMALRLSEPESALDLDLPPPPPEFDSPKVSDPSPSRERYIAVYGYRATDDNQLNLEEDDVITVIERDPLGWARGVCIQTGQEGWFPESYVNKLGEDKKDSKATRALGPPQRPAPKPPTDKTRRAEAPDQSVQSGQDTLSRPNELRPRTSVRKSLMNKQPSASEVFYSPSDADDGPGRPTVAVRPSSHEQPGPQQQNRGTFGAPPPPIQSERSPTYSTAERKPSLRASVSPVQGSVEDTGPGTVPVKPPRQPSQRHSVATTPKAPTIVRSPSRRVSMPINFDLLEESNIDDTPSQVSNKPRRPPNLSLGSFQPQTQQEVGPTSPLSRSRPSRSSVKAAPDIMKTLEELDLQDTQLRTAIETFTMRGPGYLNFGKGDVILELEESDIPGWSYGELQDGTRGIFPVSSTENAATFV